The genomic DNA CTTCGAAAGCGACAGGAACATTGTTAATGTAATAATGATGGTCTTTATCAACACTAACAGTAATTTGTTGTTTGTTCATTGTTTGACTTTGTTTACTATTGGGCAAAGTCAATTTTATGACGGATGGATTTACCAAGGTGCTGATAATGAGGAAGAATAAGAGTAGAAAGAACATAATGTCATTCAAACTCGAAGTTGCAACCTCGGCGGTGTGAAATCTTTTTTTGCGAAGATCCATGATTAAGGTTATTTGCCGGGTTCGTTAAGGATATCAAGGAAATTTAGAACAGCCAACTCCATGGCATTGATTCGTTTTTCGAGAAGTGCGTTCAACCAGTGAAAGCATATGAAAGCCAACACACCAACAATTAAACCTCCGGCGCTTGTGACCATTTTTTCATATAAACCTCCTGCAATTAATCCGATGGAAATGTTATCGGCCAGAGAAATGTTGTAGAAGATTTTAATAACACCCAGAATGGTTCCGATAAAACCAAACATGGGCGCCACACCGGCAACGATAGAAAGTACGTTGATACCTCTTTCCAATTTGTAAACTTCTTGTTTTCCGGCAGATTCCATAGCGTTTTCGATTTCTTCAACCGGGCGCCCGATACGTGAAATACCTTTTTCAAGTACTATCGCTACCGGACTTCCATTGGAACGGCAATAGTTTCTGGCCCCTTGCAAATCACC from Bacteroidia bacterium includes the following:
- a CDS encoding biopolymer transporter ExbD — encoded protein: MDLRKKRFHTAEVATSSLNDIMFFLLLFFLIISTLVNPSVIKLTLPNSKQSQTMNKQQITVSVDKDHHYYINNVPVAFEELEIAIKTEVDRTQDPTVVLRFDNTLSIQDVVDVLQIGHRLNVKMILATKSPNG
- a CDS encoding MotA/TolQ/ExbB proton channel family protein, producing the protein MNSVLTLLAQVQDSLPTPSIPAAAVPTETSLSLWEMILKGGIIMIPIAILSVITVFILVERLLVLIKAKNKDSNLLNTLRDMILKGDLQGARNYCRSNGSPVAIVLEKGISRIGRPVEEIENAMESAGKQEVYKLERGINVLSIVAGVAPMFGFIGTILGVIKIFYNISLADNISIGLIAGGLYEKMVTSAGGLIVGVLAFICFHWLNALLEKRINAMELAVLNFLDILNEPGK